From Sphingobium sp. B2D3C:
GTTCAATGGTCAGCTTAATCTCGCGAGCCCGGCGCTAGCCTTTGGCGATTGCAGGCTGCGGGCGCTACGGGCACCGGTGGACGTAGCGACCGAGAATGGCGAAATTCACCTCAAGGGCCCTGCCCATGTCAGCGGCGTGGGATGCGAGGCGGCGAAGCTCAGGCTGACGGCCCCCACGCTCGATCTCAACATCCGCACAAATTTGGCGTTGGAACCCTTGGGCGGTGCAGTGAGCCTCGCAGCGCCATTGGCCGAGCAAGGGGACGGGCGGGGCAAGCGCGAGTTCAAGGAACTGTCCGGGCTCATTACCTTTAAAGGCGAAGGCGATACCCTGCGGGGGAGCGCTTCGCTTGCCGCCGTCAGCGCGCTTGTCGACGGCCTTGAAAGTGACGCGGCGAAGCTGGGCGGCAATTTCGCGGTGCAGCTCGATTCCCGCAATCGCGCTCTGGCGTGGCAAGGCACCGGGACCATCGAGAATGCCCGGCCGGCTCGCGGGATCAATCTTGCGCGCCTCGTTTCGGCGGCCGATGGCAGTCCGCTGGAACCGATCGCGAACAAGTTGGCGCGCGCAGTCGAGGCAATAGGCCGGCGCAATCACATCGAACTGGCGGGCCAGGTCAATATGCTCGGGTCTCACGGCAATGCACGGCTCGACCGGTTCGCGCTGCGGTCCGCCAGCGGCGCGCGGATCGAGAATTGGGAAGGCAGCGCGGTGCGCATCGACTGGCCCGGCGGCCTGCGCGCATCGGGACGGCTGGATATCGCCGGTGGCGATCTGCCGGAGGGGCGCATCGAGTTCGCCACGCAGGAGCAAGGCGGTGTGCGCGGCACCGCCACATTGAGGCCTTATGATGCCGGCGGGGCGCGGCTCGCGCTCACCCCGCTGCGCTTTGCCGTGGATGGCGCGGGGCGCGGCAGCCTCCAGACGCAGGTGACGCTGGACGGTCCCTTGCCGGGCGGCGCGGTCAAGGGCCTGCAGATGCCGCTGGATGCTCGCATCGGGGCAGGCGGGGCGGTTAGTCTATCAAGGACTTGCGTGCCATTGCGCTGGGCGTCGCTCAGCATGTCCGGCCTCGTGCTCGATCCTGCGGCGTTACAGGTTTGCGGGCTGGGGGAGGGCGCGGCCGCGATCCGCGATGTGGCATTGCGCGGCCGGCTGGGCGACAATCCCTTCGCATTTGATGCCGGCGCAGCGCGTTACGGCCTCACCACCGGCCGCTTCGAAATCCAGCAGCCGAACGTGCGCATTGGCGCGGCCGAAGCCCCGGTCCGGCTCGCTGCCGATCGCCTGACGGGCGGACGTGGGTCGGCGGGTGGCCTCGCCGGGACGATTTCGGCGGGGCGTGGGCGGATCGGCTCTGTGCCGCTCGATCTCACCGCCATGGAAGGGCAATGGCAGTTCGCCGACGGACGTCTGGCGGTCGATGGCAATCTGCGCGTCGCGGATACGCAAGCCGATCGGCGCTTCAATCCGCTGGCCGGCGAGCAGGTGCACCTGACCCTAGCCGACAATCGCATCGAGGCGACCGGTGTGCTCGTGCATCCGGAACGAAAGGCCAAGGTCGCCAATGTGGTAATCCGGCACGACCTCAGCCGTGGCGCAGGCCGCGCCGATCTGACGGTGAAAGACTTGCGCTTCGGCAATGCGCTTCAGCCGGACGATCTCACGCCGCTCTCGCTGGGCGTGGTGGCCAATGTCGTCGGAATGGTGAACGGCGCCGGCCAGATCCGCTGGACGGGCGACAAGGTGACCAGCGACGGGACATTCTCGACCGAGAACATGGCTTTCGCGGCCGCCTTCGGCCCGGTCGCCGGCCTGTCGACGACGATCCGCTTCACGGACCTGCTTGGCCTGCGCACCGAATCCGGCCAGGTGGTGACGGTGGAAAGCGTCAACCCGGGCATCGAGGTGCGCGACGGCACCATTCGCTATCAATTGCTCTCCAGCGAGGTGGCGGAGATCGAGGGCGGGCGCTGGCCGTTCTCTGGCGGTATGCTGGAGCTGATGCCAGCGCCCCTCGCGCTGGATTCGCGCCAGCCGCGCAATCTCACCTTCCGCGTCGTCGGGCTGGATGCGGGCGCCTTTATCAACACGCTGGAGCTGGAGAACATCTCCGCGACGGGCACATTCGATGGTCTGCTGCCGATGGTGTTCGACAAGGATGGCGGGCGGATCGTTGGCGGCCTGCTGGTTGCGCGGCAAGAGGGCGACGAGCCGCGCTACCTCACCAGCACGCAAGGCCTGACGATCCCTTGCGATCCAGAACGCCGGGCCGGGCGCCTTTCTTACGTGGGTGAGGTGTCCAACGCGCAGCTCAACGCGATGGCGCGGCTGGCCTTCGATGCGCTCAAGAATTTGGGCTATCGCTGCCTCGCAATCCGGCTGGATGGCGCCATCGATGGCGAGTTCGTCACGCAGGTCAGCATCAACGGGGTCAATCAGGGCACGGAAGAAACGCGCCGCAGCTTCCTGGCGCGACCGTTCCTTGGCCTGCCCTTCCTGTTCAATGTGCGGATCGAGGCGCCCTTCCGAGGGCTGCTCAACACCGCGACCGGACTTGCCGATCCGACCAAGCTCATCAATGGCAGTCTGGGCGACCAGTTTGTACCCGTCGGCGGCGTAGCGTCCACGCGGGCCTCCGGGGTGGCCG
This genomic window contains:
- a CDS encoding YdbH domain-containing protein, encoding MRWIAGGSATALLLVAGGLWLAREPIADSFIARELAKRGVQGRYEITRIGPQHQRLDNLVIGDPKSPDLTVRFIELELAWGLTGPYIDRLEASGVRLRGRIVDGALDLGQVSRLLEGGTGDPKLPDWTAVIEDAQARIVTDNGTVELGLDGSGPLSSGFNGQLNLASPALAFGDCRLRALRAPVDVATENGEIHLKGPAHVSGVGCEAAKLRLTAPTLDLNIRTNLALEPLGGAVSLAAPLAEQGDGRGKREFKELSGLITFKGEGDTLRGSASLAAVSALVDGLESDAAKLGGNFAVQLDSRNRALAWQGTGTIENARPARGINLARLVSAADGSPLEPIANKLARAVEAIGRRNHIELAGQVNMLGSHGNARLDRFALRSASGARIENWEGSAVRIDWPGGLRASGRLDIAGGDLPEGRIEFATQEQGGVRGTATLRPYDAGGARLALTPLRFAVDGAGRGSLQTQVTLDGPLPGGAVKGLQMPLDARIGAGGAVSLSRTCVPLRWASLSMSGLVLDPAALQVCGLGEGAAAIRDVALRGRLGDNPFAFDAGAARYGLTTGRFEIQQPNVRIGAAEAPVRLAADRLTGGRGSAGGLAGTISAGRGRIGSVPLDLTAMEGQWQFADGRLAVDGNLRVADTQADRRFNPLAGEQVHLTLADNRIEATGVLVHPERKAKVANVVIRHDLSRGAGRADLTVKDLRFGNALQPDDLTPLSLGVVANVVGMVNGAGQIRWTGDKVTSDGTFSTENMAFAAAFGPVAGLSTTIRFTDLLGLRTESGQVVTVESVNPGIEVRDGTIRYQLLSSEVAEIEGGRWPFSGGMLELMPAPLALDSRQPRNLTFRVVGLDAGAFINTLELENISATGTFDGLLPMVFDKDGGRIVGGLLVARQEGDEPRYLTSTQGLTIPCDPERRAGRLSYVGEVSNAQLNAMARLAFDALKNLGYRCLAIRLDGAIDGEFVTQVSINGVNQGTEETRRSFLARPFLGLPFLFNVRIEAPFRGLLNTATGLADPTKLINGSLGDQFVPVGGVASTRASGVAVQPVDSDKRIEGDRK